A stretch of the Salminus brasiliensis chromosome 19, fSalBra1.hap2, whole genome shotgun sequence genome encodes the following:
- the LOC140540959 gene encoding regulator of cell cycle RGCC, with protein MSTTNFPELEMELGELLQEFDTVAEELAAPSVKAPRAYEHLLSQAKRRFNDGVNDSGIEDADDGSESSRGNSLSASVEELSTAGMTTARKAKLGDTTDLQSFIENLDKELAEM; from the exons ATGTCGACCACCAACTTCCCAG AGCTGGAGATGGAGCTCGGAGAGCTTCTTCAGGAGTTCGACACTGTGGCTGAGGAGCTCGCCGCCCCGTCAGTCAAAGCTCCGCGCGCCTACGAGCATCTCCTCAGCCAGGCTAAACGGCGCTTCAACGACGGAGTGAACGACAGCGGCATTGAAGACGCAGACGACG GTAGCGAATCATCCCGGGGAAACAGCTTAAGTGCTAGCGTGGAGGAGCTGAGCACAGCAGGCATGACAACTGCACGGAAAG CCAAACTCGGGGACACCACAGACCTACAAAGCTTCATTGAGAACCTGGACAAAGAGCTTGCAG AGATGTGA